Part of the Varibaculum massiliense genome is shown below.
GCAAGTCATCCGCCAAAATCCGGCACCCGGCGTCACGCGCCTGCGCCTGCAATACTGCCGCTCGCCGCGCAGTTTTAGCTTGCCGCGCCAGAGGGCCCAGTTGCCTTTGAATCTCTTGGGTGAGGTCGGAAAGCCGGGAAAGCTTTTCTTCTAAGCCATCGAGTTTGCGCAGGGCGCGTTCTTTGCGCCGCTGATGTTTTAGCACCCCGGCGGCCTCTTCGATTAGGGAGCGCCGCTGGGAAGGGTCGGCAGAAAGTACCTGGTCGAGTTTGCCCTGCCCGATAATCACGTGCATATTGCGCCCCATGCCGGTATCGGAGAGCAGCTCCTGAATATCTAGTAGCCGGCAGGGAGTGCCATTAATGGCGTATTCGGAACCTCCCTGGCGAAACAGGGTGCGAGAAATGGTTACTTCCGAATAATCGATCGGCAAATCCCCACTGGTGTTATCAATGGTCAGCGCCACTTCTGCCCGCCCTAGGGAGCTGCGGGAACTGGTTCCGGCAAAAATAACGTCCGCCATTGATCCGCCGCGCAGATTTTTGGCGCCTTGCTCGCCCATCACCCAAGCGAGTGCGTCTACGATATTCGATTTGCCAGAACCATTCGGGCCGACAACACAGATAATTCCCGGGGTGAACTGCAAAGTGGTGGCGCTGGCGAAAGACTTAAATCCTCGCAGCGTCAGCGACTTTACATACATCTAGGTCTCCGGGTATTAGCAGGCGTCCGGGAACCAGATTTTTATTTCCCGAGCAGCGGAAGCCGGCGAATCTGCAGCATGCACCAAGTTTTGAATCTGCCCACTGTCGTAGTCGCGTCCAAAGTCACCGCGAATAGTTCCCGGAGCCGCCTCGGTGGGACTGGTGGCACCCACCAGGGAACGCACTCCCTCAACAACCCGGGTACCTTCGAAAACTGCCGCCACAATCTTCCCGGACTGCATGAAGTCAACCATGGATTCAAAGAAGTGTTTACCACGATGCTCTTCATAGTGTTCATGCAGGTCATCGTCACTGGCCTGCACTACCCGCAAAGCCACGATAGCGTAGCCTTTTTGCTCAATCCGCGCCAAGATTTTCCCGGTGAGTCCGCGGTGATAGCCATCCGGCTTCACCAACACCAGGGTATATTCCTTATCGGGGTCCAATTTGAAGTCACTCATTGCCGTTTCCTTTCTCTTTTTCCACCTTTATAAGCACAGATTACTTAGAGAGATTACTACTTAAGAATACCGGTAAAGACCCGACCTCAATTCGGTTTTCAGCTCCGCAGAATCTGAGAGCCGCACTCAATCCTCTACCCCGGTTACGGCGTCCTCTTCAGGTGCAGTTAGTGCCGCCTGAACCGCATCCAAGGCTTTCAAGGATTCCCCGCCTTCAGCGGCAATCCGCAGTTCATCCCCCGGTTTTATTTTCAACCCCATAAGCGCGAGGACACTGCCGGCATCCACCTGATTAATAGTCACCTGAGCATCAAAACCAGTAGCAATTCGCGCTAAACGCGCTGCTGGACGCGCCGATAGCGGCTCTGAGGCTCTGTATGTGAGTGTGCGGGGAGCAAGCGGATCCGGAGCGGGCGGAGGTGGCAAAATATCTGCCGCGTCCTCTTCAGGATAAAACTGGGAAGCAGCGTTGATTGACCGCAGGATTTCTGCCAAATCTGCACCTTGAGCCGCTGCTACTACCCCCGCGGCGGTTCCCTCTACAATCGGTCCGTGTCCTAGTCGCAGCCTGCGCATCCCGATATCGGTGATTACCTGTTGGCAGGCCAGCCGCGCCGCCCCAAAATCCGCCATTAAGACAATCGCGTCTTGTTCCCCGAGTTTTTCCATCACCGTGGAAATTTTGGTACTCAGGATTTCCGCGGCGGTACCCAACCCTTCATCGTGGCATCCGCACGGCTCGATAATGACTTTCGGAGCAAGGGCGGCTACCACCTCGCATATCCCCCGCGCCAGCGTCTGTGACTGCGAAACAACAATAAAGGCGACCCGCGGCTGCATAAGCATTCCTCCCATATACAGATGTCCCCTCTAGGCTATCGCGCCCCAGCGCGCGACTTAAACCAAGAGGGGATATCTGCTTTCCGGATTTTTGTAGATTTTATACGTTGCGGGGCGCTAAAATCCCTATTCGGCATCTAGGTCTTTTGCGACCAGTTCCGCAATCGCCGCTACTGCTTCCTCGTTTTCGCTCTCCACGGTAACCTCGGTACCGCATTCGGCACCCAGGGTCATAATCAACATCATTGAGGAGGCATCTACCGGCTCTTCTTCGGGGGTTCCGAGAGTGATTTCCTCAGCGAACTCGGCTGCTTTCTCCGCGATAATCGAGGCGGGACGGGCATGTAATCCCACGGAAGATCCCACTTTC
Proteins encoded:
- the ndk gene encoding nucleoside-diphosphate kinase; protein product: MSDFKLDPDKEYTLVLVKPDGYHRGLTGKILARIEQKGYAIVALRVVQASDDDLHEHYEEHRGKHFFESMVDFMQSGKIVAAVFEGTRVVEGVRSLVGATSPTEAAPGTIRGDFGRDYDSGQIQNLVHAADSPASAAREIKIWFPDAC
- a CDS encoding HPr family phosphocarrier protein encodes the protein MGGMLMQPRVAFIVVSQSQTLARGICEVVAALAPKVIIEPCGCHDEGLGTAAEILSTKISTVMEKLGEQDAIVLMADFGAARLACQQVITDIGMRRLRLGHGPIVEGTAAGVVAAAQGADLAEILRSINAASQFYPEEDAADILPPPPAPDPLAPRTLTYRASEPLSARPAARLARIATGFDAQVTINQVDAGSVLALMGLKIKPGDELRIAAEGGESLKALDAVQAALTAPEEDAVTGVED
- a CDS encoding HPr family phosphocarrier protein translates to MMPSKTVKVGSSVGLHARPASIIAEKAAEFAEEITLGTPEEEPVDASSMMLIMTLGAECGTEVTVESENEEAVAAIAELVAKDLDAE